In Kryptolebias marmoratus isolate JLee-2015 linkage group LG11, ASM164957v2, whole genome shotgun sequence, the following proteins share a genomic window:
- the nap1l4a gene encoding nucleosome assembly protein 1-like 4a isoform X1: MDVSKAKGDHVMPNPGGQMDKPASGNFVESMLPKAVKRRVHALKRLQAQCANIEAKFYEEVHELERKYAALYHPLFDKRREIVTGAVEPTDEECEWHSDRDEEEELAEDVKEKVTIEDAKKEEATPEEDPKGIPEFWLTIFKSVDMLSDMLQEHDEPILKHLKDIQVKFSEPGQPMSFTLEFHFEPNGYFNNAVLTKVYKMKSEPDPSDPFSFEGPEITDCEGCQIDWHKGKDVTVKTIKKKQKHKGRGTVRTVTKQVPNDSFFNFFNPIKASPDREMDEDSEFTLATDFEIGHFFRERIVPRAVLYFTGEAMEDDESFEEEELEEGDEEEQDEEGDEDDDEGDFDPKKEQPQPAECKQQ, encoded by the exons ATGGATGTCagtaaag CTAAAGGAGATCATGTGATGCCAAATCCAGGTGGACAGATGGACAAGCCTGCCAGTGGTAACTTTGTGGAAAG CATGCTTCCTAAAGCAGTGAAGAGGCGAGTGCACGCCTTGAAAAGGCTACAGGCGCAGTGCGCTAACATAGAAGCCAAGTTCTACGAAGAGGTCCATGAGCTGGAGAGAAAGTACGCAGCTCTTTATCATCCACTGTTTGACAAg AGACGAGAAATTGTCACAGGAGCCGTTGAACCCACAGATGAGGAGTGTGAATGGCACAGTGacagagatgaagaggaggagctaGCT GAAGACGTAAAGGAAAAAGTTACTATTGAGGATGCAAAGAAGGAGGAAGCCACGCCAGAGGAAGACCCAAAGGGCATCCCGGAGTTCTGGCTCACCATTTTCAAGAGTGTGGACATGCTCAGTGACATGCTACAG gaaCATGATGAGCCCATTCTAAAGCACCTGAAAGATATTCAAGTCAAGTTTTCTGAACCAGGACAGCCAATG AGTTTCACATTAGAGTTCCACTTCGAGCCTAATGGCTACTTCAACAATGCGGTCCTCACGAAAGTCTACAAGATGAAATCAGAGCCTGATCCATCAGATCCTTTCTCATTTGAGGGCCCAGAGATCACTGACTGTGAGGG GTGTCAGATAGATTGGCACAAGGGGAAGGATGTGACGGTGAAAACTATtaagaagaagcagaagcaTAAAGGTCGTGGCACTGTTCGCACTGTTACAAAACAGGTCCCAAACGACTCTTTCTTCAACTTCTTTAACCCTATCAAAG cttCACCGGACAGAGAAATG gACGAAGACTCTGAGTTCACCCTAGCAACAGACTTTGAGATTGGACATTTCTTCCGTGAAAGAATAGTTCCCAGAGCAGTCCTGTATTTCACTGGTGAGGCCATGGAAGATGATGAGAGT tttgaagAAGAGGAGCTGGAAGAGGGCGATGAAGAG gaGCAAGATGAGGAGGGTGATGAAGATGACGATGAGGGTGACTTTGACCCCAAG AAAGAACAGCCCCAGCCTGCCGAATGCAAGCAGCAGTAA
- the phlda2 gene encoding pleckstrin homology-like domain family A member 2 → MIMSAAEICQVLKEGELEKRSDNLLQFWKRKTCVLTTDSLNMYADAQKRSKGKELKLQSIKKVDCVERTGKFVYFTIVTTDNKEIDFRCSGEENCWNAVITMALIDYQNRKAIQDFKTRQDNESASPGQEERRMARAP, encoded by the coding sequence ATGATCATGTCCGCGGCGGAGATCTGCCAGGTTCTCAAAGAGGGAGAGCTGGAGAAGAGGAGCGACAACCTGCTCCAGTTCTGGAAGAGGAAGACGTGCGTCCTGACCACTGACAGCCTCAACATGTACGCGGACGCGCAGAAGCGCTCCAAGGGCAAAGAGCTCAAGCTGCAGTCCATCAAGAAGGTGGACTGCGTGGAGCGCACCGGCAAGTTCGTCTACTTCACCATCGTGACCACGGACAATAAGGAGATCGACTTCCGGTGCTCCGGGGAGGAGAACTGCTGGAACGCGGTGATCACCATGGCTCTGATCGATTACCAGAACAGAAAGGCCATCCAGGACTTTAAGACGCGGCAGGACAATGAGAGCGCGTCTCCGGGCCAGGAGGAGAGGCGCATGGCGCGGGCGCCCTGA
- the nap1l4a gene encoding nucleosome assembly protein 1-like 4a isoform X2 — protein MDVSKAKGDHVMPNPGGQMDKPASGNFVESMLPKAVKRRVHALKRLQAQCANIEAKFYEEVHELERKYAALYHPLFDKRREIVTGAVEPTDEECEWHSDRDEEEELAEDVKEKVTIEDAKKEEATPEEDPKGIPEFWLTIFKSVDMLSDMLQEHDEPILKHLKDIQVKFSEPGQPMSFTLEFHFEPNGYFNNAVLTKVYKMKSEPDPSDPFSFEGPEITDCEGCQIDWHKGKDVTVKTIKKKQKHKGRGTVRTVTKQVPNDSFFNFFNPIKASPDREMDEDSEFTLATDFEIGHFFRERIVPRAVLYFTGEAMEDDESFEEEELEEGDEEEQDEEGDEDDDEGDFDPKA, from the exons ATGGATGTCagtaaag CTAAAGGAGATCATGTGATGCCAAATCCAGGTGGACAGATGGACAAGCCTGCCAGTGGTAACTTTGTGGAAAG CATGCTTCCTAAAGCAGTGAAGAGGCGAGTGCACGCCTTGAAAAGGCTACAGGCGCAGTGCGCTAACATAGAAGCCAAGTTCTACGAAGAGGTCCATGAGCTGGAGAGAAAGTACGCAGCTCTTTATCATCCACTGTTTGACAAg AGACGAGAAATTGTCACAGGAGCCGTTGAACCCACAGATGAGGAGTGTGAATGGCACAGTGacagagatgaagaggaggagctaGCT GAAGACGTAAAGGAAAAAGTTACTATTGAGGATGCAAAGAAGGAGGAAGCCACGCCAGAGGAAGACCCAAAGGGCATCCCGGAGTTCTGGCTCACCATTTTCAAGAGTGTGGACATGCTCAGTGACATGCTACAG gaaCATGATGAGCCCATTCTAAAGCACCTGAAAGATATTCAAGTCAAGTTTTCTGAACCAGGACAGCCAATG AGTTTCACATTAGAGTTCCACTTCGAGCCTAATGGCTACTTCAACAATGCGGTCCTCACGAAAGTCTACAAGATGAAATCAGAGCCTGATCCATCAGATCCTTTCTCATTTGAGGGCCCAGAGATCACTGACTGTGAGGG GTGTCAGATAGATTGGCACAAGGGGAAGGATGTGACGGTGAAAACTATtaagaagaagcagaagcaTAAAGGTCGTGGCACTGTTCGCACTGTTACAAAACAGGTCCCAAACGACTCTTTCTTCAACTTCTTTAACCCTATCAAAG cttCACCGGACAGAGAAATG gACGAAGACTCTGAGTTCACCCTAGCAACAGACTTTGAGATTGGACATTTCTTCCGTGAAAGAATAGTTCCCAGAGCAGTCCTGTATTTCACTGGTGAGGCCATGGAAGATGATGAGAGT tttgaagAAGAGGAGCTGGAAGAGGGCGATGAAGAG gaGCAAGATGAGGAGGGTGATGAAGATGACGATGAGGGTGACTTTGACCCCAAG GCATAA